The Haemophilus parainfluenzae genome window below encodes:
- a CDS encoding DUF2681 domain-containing protein — protein sequence MIFYLILGFSAIVLLGVGVACYKIRKAGQEIDRLFKQNEQLQQEKVVAQTQVKHFETRKKNEENNRTSDRNGLIDRLQQQGDLRD from the coding sequence ATGATTTTTTATCTGATTTTAGGCTTTTCTGCCATTGTATTGCTTGGTGTGGGTGTGGCTTGCTACAAAATTCGCAAGGCAGGGCAAGAAATCGACCGCTTGTTTAAGCAAAACGAGCAACTGCAACAAGAAAAAGTAGTAGCTCAAACTCAAGTGAAACATTTTGAAACGAGAAAAAAGAATGAAGAAAACAACCGCACTTCTGATCGCAATGGGCTTATTGACCGCCTGCAACAACAAGGCGATCTCCGTGATTAA
- a CDS encoding DUF2644 domain-containing protein gives MKKLSELITNDNGRLSTTAFIQFFGALLMAGILVYAVWLDRTYVGELFTTFALFCGGGVATKGFANALNNRGREE, from the coding sequence ATGAAAAAACTGAGTGAGTTGATTACCAACGATAACGGTCGTCTTTCCACCACCGCCTTTATCCAATTTTTCGGAGCGTTATTGATGGCAGGCATTTTGGTGTATGCCGTCTGGCTTGACCGCACTTATGTAGGCGAACTCTTTACCACCTTCGCCCTATTCTGCGGTGGTGGCGTGGCGACCAAAGGTTTTGCTAATGCGTTAAATAATCGGGGGCGAGAAGAATGA
- a CDS encoding N-acetylmuramoyl-L-alanine amidase, which translates to MSFPITKIVIHCSATQNGKQLRTATQTAAERINDWHKQRGFQRLAGNYKQFNPHLQHIGYHFVIDTDGTVETGRKEGEIGAHVKGHNLYSLGICLVGGITKDKRNHGEYTEAQWKALHHLLRQLEAKYPSARICGHRDLSPDLNGDGTISPNEWIKDCPCFDVWSWLDSEEVVNVEHLFKG; encoded by the coding sequence ATGTCTTTTCCCATCACCAAAATCGTGATCCACTGCTCAGCCACTCAAAACGGCAAGCAACTTCGCACCGCTACCCAAACCGCTGCAGAGCGTATTAACGACTGGCACAAACAGCGTGGCTTTCAGCGTTTAGCTGGCAATTACAAGCAATTCAATCCGCACTTACAACATATTGGCTACCACTTTGTGATTGACACCGACGGCACTGTCGAAACTGGTCGCAAAGAGGGCGAAATAGGCGCACACGTTAAAGGGCATAACCTTTACAGCCTTGGTATCTGCTTGGTCGGAGGGATTACCAAAGACAAACGCAATCACGGCGAATATACGGAAGCCCAATGGAAAGCTCTGCACCACTTGCTTCGCCAATTAGAAGCCAAATATCCCAGTGCTCGCATTTGTGGACATCGTGATCTAAGCCCAGACCTCAACGGTGACGGCACAATCAGCCCAAACGAATGGATTAAAGACTGCCCGTGCTTTGATGTGTGGAGCTGGCTGGATAGCGAAGAGGTCGTGAATGTTGAGCATTTATTTAAGGGATAA
- a CDS encoding nucleoid-associated protein, translated as MIKHIIYHILNKEAQGSPSIVPSPTEIVPTNVHLNFLNKLVEAYSGKAGKGFGKFDADEDSYPMPRIVREYLENQDFYNATERMMNTLSNRIQEQLLATGGKVFIIHFEENHSEYLLIAMLSEKTAFSTTDWQLEEEEVLALEHLKYAGRINLTAWQAGEQRYISFLKGQGDIAQYFKSFLGCNDVLIAQQETKKLVERLEEFATEQELDIEQKTAFFERSQAYLYEISENEEPFSAETFANRVWSENPQELKDKLADAENGIADGFIPDKRSIKKLSTFTGKTKHWRLSFDRTAVSSGDIELNNGKIIINNPPEGLLGAFE; from the coding sequence ATGATTAAGCATATTATTTACCATATTTTAAATAAAGAAGCGCAAGGTAGCCCAAGCATTGTTCCTAGCCCAACTGAAATTGTACCGACCAACGTACATTTAAATTTTCTAAATAAATTAGTCGAAGCCTATTCAGGAAAGGCAGGAAAGGGATTTGGTAAATTTGATGCCGATGAAGATAGCTACCCGATGCCTAGAATTGTGCGTGAGTATTTGGAAAATCAAGATTTCTATAACGCCACAGAAAGAATGATGAATACGTTATCTAACCGTATTCAAGAGCAACTTTTAGCGACAGGCGGAAAAGTCTTTATTATTCACTTTGAAGAAAACCATAGTGAATATCTCTTAATTGCGATGTTGTCTGAGAAAACTGCTTTTTCTACAACAGACTGGCAGTTAGAGGAAGAAGAAGTACTTGCCCTTGAACACTTAAAATATGCAGGACGCATTAACTTAACCGCGTGGCAAGCAGGTGAACAGCGTTATATTAGCTTTTTAAAAGGACAGGGCGATATTGCACAATACTTTAAGTCTTTCTTAGGTTGTAATGATGTGCTTATTGCCCAACAAGAAACGAAAAAACTGGTCGAGCGGCTAGAAGAATTTGCCACTGAGCAAGAATTAGATATTGAGCAGAAGACCGCTTTCTTTGAACGTTCTCAAGCATACTTATACGAAATAAGCGAAAATGAAGAGCCATTCTCTGCTGAAACGTTCGCTAATCGCGTGTGGTCTGAAAACCCACAAGAATTAAAAGATAAACTGGCAGATGCTGAAAATGGCATTGCAGATGGTTTTATTCCTGATAAACGTTCCATTAAAAAACTCTCAACATTTACGGGTAAAACAAAGCATTGGCGTTTAAGTTTTGATCGCACTGCTGTTTCAAGTGGCGATATTGAGCTGAATAATGGTAAAATTATTATCAATAACCCACCAGAAGGATTATTAGGAGCCTTTGAATAA
- a CDS encoding helix-turn-helix domain containing protein — protein sequence MNSFKEKLLRLKNELNVATDKEIAEILGMKPTAFNGRKTRESFPEKELFALKAKCPELNLDMDYILLGHRRETYEAIEQEMLKDMPKPDEPHFDPNREMENLMPAENLLLQYFRTADKEGKEMILNVAKMAAKANTTQGNSATKMHIGNVEQQNNIEHLEGGIQFNKGK from the coding sequence ATGAATTCCTTTAAAGAAAAGTTACTTCGCTTAAAAAATGAACTAAATGTAGCAACGGATAAAGAGATTGCTGAAATTTTAGGTATGAAGCCAACGGCTTTTAATGGAAGAAAAACGAGAGAAAGTTTCCCCGAAAAAGAACTCTTCGCCCTAAAAGCCAAATGTCCAGAATTAAACCTTGATATGGATTACATCTTGCTTGGACATCGCCGTGAAACCTATGAAGCGATAGAACAGGAAATGTTAAAAGATATGCCTAAGCCTGATGAGCCACACTTTGACCCAAACCGAGAAATGGAAAATTTAATGCCAGCCGAGAACCTGCTTTTGCAGTATTTCCGGACCGCTGATAAGGAAGGCAAAGAAATGATTTTGAATGTTGCCAAAATGGCGGCGAAGGCTAACACAACGCAAGGCAATTCCGCTACAAAAATGCACATTGGCAACGTAGAACAACAAAACAACATCGAACACCTTGAAGGTGGCATTCAGTTCAACAAAGGGAAATAA
- a CDS encoding DNA-binding protein, translating into MSNEAKTPDQIRLEFYRNGQTFQQWAIENGYHPVLVSKVLNGAVKANRGKGLEVAVKLGLKAA; encoded by the coding sequence ATGAGCAATGAAGCAAAAACCCCCGATCAAATTCGATTGGAGTTTTATCGAAATGGGCAAACTTTTCAGCAATGGGCGATTGAAAATGGCTATCACCCCGTGTTGGTGAGTAAGGTGCTAAACGGTGCCGTGAAAGCCAATCGTGGAAAAGGTTTGGAAGTTGCCGTGAAATTGGGCTTAAAAGCCGCTTAA
- a CDS encoding IclR family transcriptional regulator, translating into MKKINGTQRALRILKALKGRTLDGLSNKDLCEAIDETPVNITRATAILESEGFLRKLPTGNWTLSFALLNLAVCYEQDMQAVNERFNEVRHRVMTGGF; encoded by the coding sequence ATGAAAAAAATTAACGGTACGCAGCGTGCGTTGCGGATTTTAAAAGCCCTGAAAGGGCGAACGTTGGACGGCTTAAGCAATAAGGATTTGTGCGAAGCGATTGATGAAACACCGGTGAATATCACGCGAGCCACGGCGATTTTAGAAAGCGAAGGCTTTTTGCGCAAGTTGCCGACTGGCAACTGGACGCTCAGTTTTGCCCTGCTCAACCTTGCGGTGTGTTATGAGCAGGATATGCAGGCAGTGAATGAACGGTTTAATGAAGTACGCCATCGAGTGATGACAGGTGGTTTTTAA
- a CDS encoding DDE-type integrase/transposase/recombinase translates to MAILPSVLAQYADRVEKAGFGEKEKIIEEGCNKTGLSRATFLRQIKPFRPASGRKVRSDKGKHQMESNELKLISAAWLHLRRKNGKTMATLERILDILRANNKVKAEFVDNQTGEVRPYSASSVERALRNANLHPDQLLRPAPVVQLQSRHPNHVWQIDPSLCVLYYLKETGKGNGLCVMEAEQFYKNKPANVAKVEPQRVWRYVITDHASGVIYVEYVYGGETAENISETFINAIQKKDNPAEPFFGVPKILMFDRGSANTSQMFTHLLNQLDVKIEVPKAHNARAKGQVEKGNDIVERQFESGLRFMNVSGLAELNQLAHQWMRYFNGKAIHSRHGMTRYGAWRKIHANDLLYPPSREICQELMITALTERLVTDKLEIGFENRRYDVRDVPDVKIGEKITVGKNPYRPECVQVQCFEQIFADDGTMSLKPYWVVLEPVEINDLGFRVDAAMIGEEYKAHRKTVFETHKEQAEQLAYGVETEDELKRAKKANAPLFNGEINPYKHIEESKLTWFLPKKGQEHELTTNARRVEQKPMSAVEFAKNGKARWGELWNGECYQWVNGKYPQGVPQVEVERLLGLGFDEFKAEFVAPEPTKSHLKLLAA, encoded by the coding sequence ATGGCAATACTACCGAGCGTTCTCGCCCAATATGCCGACCGTGTGGAGAAAGCAGGCTTTGGCGAGAAGGAAAAAATTATTGAAGAAGGGTGCAACAAAACAGGCTTAAGCCGTGCCACTTTTCTTCGGCAGATTAAACCGTTTCGACCGGCAAGCGGTCGCAAAGTGCGGTCGGATAAAGGGAAGCATCAAATGGAAAGCAATGAGCTGAAATTGATTAGTGCGGCGTGGTTACACCTACGGCGCAAAAACGGCAAAACGATGGCAACCTTGGAGCGGATTTTGGATATTTTGCGCGCCAATAACAAAGTGAAAGCGGAGTTTGTGGACAATCAAACCGGCGAAGTTCGCCCTTATTCGGCAAGTTCAGTGGAACGTGCATTACGCAATGCCAATTTGCACCCTGACCAGCTGTTACGCCCTGCCCCTGTAGTGCAGTTGCAAAGCCGACACCCGAACCACGTTTGGCAAATCGACCCGTCTTTGTGTGTGTTGTATTACCTGAAAGAAACCGGCAAAGGCAATGGGTTGTGCGTAATGGAAGCGGAGCAATTCTACAAAAACAAGCCGGCGAATGTGGCGAAAGTAGAACCACAACGAGTGTGGCGGTATGTAATTACCGACCACGCCAGCGGGGTGATTTATGTGGAATATGTGTATGGCGGTGAAACGGCGGAGAACATTTCGGAAACCTTTATCAACGCCATTCAGAAGAAAGATAACCCTGCCGAGCCGTTTTTCGGTGTGCCGAAAATTTTGATGTTCGACCGCGGTTCTGCCAATACATCGCAAATGTTTACGCACTTGCTGAACCAGTTAGATGTGAAAATTGAAGTGCCGAAAGCCCACAACGCCCGAGCCAAAGGGCAAGTGGAAAAAGGCAACGATATTGTGGAACGGCAATTTGAAAGTGGGCTGCGATTTATGAATGTGAGTGGTTTGGCAGAGTTGAACCAGCTTGCCCACCAATGGATGCGGTATTTCAACGGAAAAGCCATTCACAGCCGACACGGTATGACACGCTACGGTGCGTGGCGAAAAATCCACGCTAATGACTTGTTATATCCGCCAAGCCGTGAAATTTGCCAAGAGCTGATGATTACCGCACTCACGGAGCGATTGGTGACGGATAAGCTGGAAATCGGCTTTGAAAACCGAAGATACGATGTGCGTGATGTGCCTGATGTAAAAATCGGCGAGAAAATCACGGTGGGCAAAAATCCGTACCGCCCTGAATGTGTGCAGGTGCAGTGTTTTGAGCAGATTTTTGCCGATGACGGCACAATGAGCCTGAAACCTTACTGGGTGGTGCTTGAACCAGTAGAAATCAACGATCTGGGCTTCCGCGTGGATGCGGCGATGATTGGCGAAGAGTACAAAGCCCACCGTAAAACGGTGTTTGAAACCCACAAGGAACAGGCGGAGCAACTGGCTTATGGTGTAGAAACCGAAGACGAGTTGAAGCGTGCGAAGAAAGCCAATGCCCCGTTATTCAACGGCGAAATCAACCCTTACAAACACATTGAAGAAAGCAAGCTGACGTGGTTTTTACCGAAAAAAGGACAAGAACACGAACTCACTACCAACGCCCGACGGGTGGAGCAAAAGCCGATGTCGGCGGTGGAATTTGCCAAAAACGGCAAGGCACGCTGGGGCGAGTTGTGGAATGGCGAGTGCTATCAATGGGTGAACGGCAAATATCCGCAAGGTGTGCCACAGGTGGAAGTCGAACGGTTGCTGGGGCTGGGGTTTGATGAGTTTAAGGCGGAGTTTGTTGCACCAGAGCCAACAAAATCACATTTGAAGTTGCTCGCAGCTTAA
- a CDS encoding host-nuclease inhibitor Gam family protein, producing MAKRATRVKSEVQEIALQTQDEVALAIKQSGDLEREQVRLVSLQADEKAAVDEKYTAQLTALKEQVKPLQKAVQAYCESRRLELTNGGKQKTAYFTTGEVQWRAKPPKVGISSMAKVIENIKNLGLFQFLRVKEEVNKEALLADPNNAKAIAGVSIRENEEEFVIKPNDEEVR from the coding sequence ATGGCTAAACGAGCAACAAGAGTAAAAAGCGAAGTTCAAGAAATCGCCCTGCAAACCCAAGATGAAGTGGCGTTGGCGATTAAGCAGAGCGGCGATTTGGAACGTGAGCAGGTGCGATTGGTTTCCCTGCAAGCGGATGAGAAAGCGGCGGTTGATGAAAAATACACGGCTCAACTGACCGCACTTAAGGAACAGGTGAAGCCGTTACAAAAAGCAGTTCAGGCGTATTGTGAAAGTCGCCGTTTGGAACTGACCAACGGTGGCAAGCAGAAGACGGCGTACTTTACCACAGGCGAAGTACAATGGCGTGCCAAACCGCCGAAGGTGGGGATTAGTTCGATGGCGAAAGTGATTGAAAATATCAAGAACTTGGGGCTGTTTCAGTTCTTACGCGTGAAAGAAGAAGTGAACAAAGAAGCCTTGCTTGCTGACCCGAATAACGCCAAGGCGATTGCAGGTGTGAGTATTCGGGAAAATGAAGAAGAATTTGTCATCAAACCGAATGATGAGGAGGTGCGCTAA
- a CDS encoding ANR family transcriptional regulator produces the protein MGRRPKIDRYVLEEAYREATETAAAMERSGNYARASELWGEAAKQAVTLKQREWCNTRKTYCKTWQGKREKRQ, from the coding sequence ATGGGGCGAAGACCGAAAATCGACCGCTATGTTCTAGAAGAAGCCTATCGCGAAGCAACGGAAACCGCAGCAGCAATGGAACGTTCGGGCAATTATGCCCGAGCTAGTGAATTGTGGGGAGAAGCAGCAAAACAAGCGGTAACACTCAAACAACGTGAGTGGTGCAACACACGCAAAACCTACTGTAAAACATGGCAAGGTAAACGGGAGAAAAGACAATGA
- a CDS encoding regulatory protein GemA yields MRKRLLQLVHIGKSQLGMDDETYRSLLSQQFYQNSAKNISYSELVKLVKILQQKGAKIRLPHDVSQLSAVQRKLWAVWKATAYESTSAALNAFVARYYADVADWRELDSEQTTSIIEQLKQWKKLVGK; encoded by the coding sequence ATGAGAAAACGATTATTGCAGCTGGTGCATATTGGGAAAAGTCAGTTGGGAATGGACGATGAGACGTATCGAAGTCTATTATCTCAACAATTCTACCAAAATTCTGCGAAAAATATAAGCTATTCAGAGCTAGTGAAACTGGTCAAAATACTGCAACAAAAAGGTGCAAAAATTCGCTTACCGCATGATGTTTCACAGCTTTCTGCCGTTCAGCGGAAATTGTGGGCGGTTTGGAAGGCTACAGCCTATGAAAGTACGTCTGCAGCATTGAATGCGTTTGTTGCTCGATATTATGCGGACGTTGCAGACTGGCGTGAGCTGGATAGTGAGCAAACGACATCTATTATTGAGCAGTTAAAACAGTGGAAAAAACTAGTAGGTAAATGA
- a CDS encoding Mor transcription activator family protein, with product MNEARFDNNDFQTKAPDLLADLAKYTVMAVREYYPEIDAETAENIGMIVALKTGYNWGGLNVYVPKSMSLFACEREKQIFNEFTGNNHAYLAKKYGLSLQWIYKIVKRVQKEEIAKRQFDMFAQS from the coding sequence ATGAATGAAGCCAGATTTGACAATAATGACTTTCAAACCAAAGCCCCTGATTTATTGGCAGATTTGGCGAAATATACGGTAATGGCGGTGCGTGAATATTACCCTGAAATAGACGCGGAAACCGCGGAAAATATCGGCATGATTGTAGCATTGAAGACGGGCTACAACTGGGGCGGTTTGAATGTGTATGTGCCGAAATCAATGTCGCTTTTCGCCTGTGAACGTGAAAAGCAAATTTTCAACGAGTTCACGGGCAATAATCACGCCTACCTTGCTAAGAAGTATGGTTTATCTTTGCAATGGATCTACAAAATCGTCAAACGCGTGCAGAAAGAAGAAATTGCCAAACGGCAGTTTGATATGTTCGCTCAATCCTAA
- the cas3 gene encoding CRISPR-associated helicase Cas3', whose product MKDPYIAHLRKSDGQIQSVQAHLKETAVLAKVFAQKLNLESAGELLGLMHDFGKYSRKFQKYIHDETGLLNPDLDDEESMLNGSKVDHSTAGAQWVYRELRKFGAAQGIGEFFGQMLGLCIASHHGEGLIDCLDREGNPKWIERFNKTDELTHLSECERNADEAVQQKAKELAGENLIRSLLNAVKPILSDQATNNKIKEFYLGCLTRFLFSCLIDADRINSSDFEREAQKEVRRLTEKPDWQSAINQLETKLAGFENRYPIDKIRRKISDDCLKRAVDFQGIYTLTVPTGGGKTLASLRYALHHTQKHNLDRIIYIIPYTSIIDQNAQAVREILGEDWVLEHHSNLEPEKQSWQDKLLSENWDKPIVFTTMVQFLDAWFGGGTRGARHIHPMTNSVLIFDEIQTLPVKCVHLFCNVLNWLTTFGKSTAVLCTATQPLLGESGLRNFPEDKRESIASLGLLRLSEDAEIMGKHQDLDKLFDELSRVEIQFNEKVGGWNVEEAGTFLLKQFQTTQSCLFIVNTKKWAQELYQYCQRQNVPPEALFHLSTHQCAAHRKAIFDTIKARLENKQPVICISTQLIEAGVDISMACVIRALGGLDSIAQAAGRCNRHGEKKGKGQVWVLNLQEQDFTRILPDIQAGKTHAERVFRDFAGQDILQPEAMKRYFEYYFYQRSDEMAYSVKNSTTGSLLDWLSDNALNPYGEKNNKRSKLLPLLMQSFKSTGRAFQAIDAPTHAVIVPYGEGAELIAKLCGEWSPQEMHRTLQKAQRYSVNVFPNVWDKLQKENALHEAIEGSGIDYLKERYYNDEFGLSLDETSEMTFYDL is encoded by the coding sequence TTGAAAGATCCTTATATCGCCCATCTCCGAAAATCAGATGGACAAATCCAATCCGTTCAAGCCCATTTGAAAGAAACAGCTGTTCTTGCCAAAGTATTTGCTCAAAAACTAAATTTAGAATCAGCTGGAGAATTACTTGGCCTCATGCATGATTTCGGTAAATATTCCCGCAAATTCCAAAAATATATCCATGATGAAACAGGTTTGTTGAATCCTGATTTGGATGATGAAGAAAGTATGCTGAACGGTAGTAAAGTGGATCATTCTACTGCCGGTGCGCAATGGGTTTACCGCGAATTGAGAAAATTCGGTGCGGCACAGGGCATCGGCGAATTTTTCGGACAAATGCTGGGTTTGTGCATTGCATCACACCATGGCGAAGGCTTGATTGACTGCTTGGATAGAGAAGGTAATCCGAAATGGATTGAGCGGTTTAATAAAACTGATGAACTGACGCATTTGTCGGAATGCGAACGAAATGCCGATGAAGCCGTTCAGCAAAAAGCGAAAGAACTGGCTGGCGAAAACCTGATTCGCAGCCTGCTGAATGCAGTGAAACCGATTCTCTCTGACCAAGCCACCAATAACAAAATCAAAGAATTTTATCTCGGCTGCCTGACCCGTTTTCTGTTTAGTTGCCTGATTGATGCCGACCGTATCAACAGCTCAGATTTTGAACGGGAAGCGCAAAAAGAAGTCCGCCGCTTGACGGAGAAACCTGATTGGCAATCGGCGATTAATCAGTTGGAAACCAAATTAGCAGGTTTTGAAAACCGTTATCCTATCGATAAAATCCGCCGCAAAATTTCAGACGACTGTTTAAAAAGAGCGGTCGATTTTCAAGGTATTTATACGCTTACCGTGCCAACTGGCGGCGGTAAAACATTGGCTAGCTTGCGCTATGCCCTCCATCATACGCAAAAGCACAATCTCGACCGCATTATCTACATCATTCCTTATACTTCCATCATCGACCAAAATGCCCAAGCCGTGCGTGAGATTCTTGGTGAAGATTGGGTACTGGAACACCATTCCAATTTAGAACCCGAAAAGCAAAGCTGGCAGGACAAACTGCTATCCGAAAACTGGGACAAGCCCATTGTGTTTACCACGATGGTGCAGTTTTTGGACGCATGGTTCGGCGGCGGTACGCGCGGCGCACGCCATATCCACCCGATGACAAATAGCGTCTTGATTTTTGACGAAATCCAAACCCTGCCTGTGAAATGCGTGCATTTATTTTGCAACGTATTGAACTGGCTGACGACCTTTGGCAAAAGCACAGCGGTTTTGTGCACAGCGACGCAGCCTCTGCTCGGTGAATCGGGTTTGCGGAATTTCCCTGAAGATAAAAGGGAAAGCATTGCTTCACTCGGTTTATTAAGGCTGTCAGAAGATGCTGAAATCATGGGTAAACATCAGGATTTGGATAAATTATTTGATGAGTTATCCCGAGTAGAAATCCAATTTAACGAAAAAGTAGGAGGCTGGAATGTAGAAGAAGCAGGCACATTTTTACTGAAACAGTTTCAGACGACTCAAAGTTGCCTATTTATCGTTAATACCAAAAAATGGGCGCAGGAGCTTTATCAATATTGCCAAAGGCAGAACGTGCCGCCCGAGGCCTTGTTTCATTTAAGCACCCACCAATGTGCGGCGCACCGCAAAGCGATTTTTGACACCATCAAAGCTCGTCTGGAAAACAAACAACCCGTTATCTGCATCAGCACTCAGTTGATTGAAGCCGGCGTGGATATTTCTATGGCTTGCGTGATTCGCGCCTTGGGCGGGCTGGACAGCATTGCCCAAGCGGCGGGACGTTGTAACCGGCACGGTGAGAAGAAAGGTAAAGGACAGGTTTGGGTGTTGAATTTACAGGAACAGGATTTTACGCGAATATTGCCCGATATTCAGGCAGGCAAAACCCATGCTGAACGCGTGTTTCGCGATTTTGCCGGACAGGATATTTTGCAGCCAGAAGCGATGAAGCGTTATTTTGAATACTATTTTTACCAGCGCAGCGATGAAATGGCGTATTCCGTCAAAAACAGCACAACAGGTTCACTGCTGGATTGGTTGAGCGATAACGCGCTGAATCCTTATGGTGAAAAAAACAATAAAAGAAGTAAACTATTACCACTTCTAATGCAATCCTTCAAAAGCACAGGGCGCGCTTTCCAAGCTATAGATGCGCCGACACACGCTGTGATTGTGCCGTATGGCGAAGGCGCGGAACTCATTGCCAAACTCTGTGGCGAATGGAGTCCCCAAGAAATGCACCGCACTTTGCAAAAAGCCCAGCGTTACAGCGTGAACGTCTTCCCCAACGTTTGGGATAAATTGCAAAAAGAAAACGCCCTGCATGAAGCCATTGAAGGCTCGGGCATTGATTATCTCAAAGAACGCTATTACAACGATGAATTCGGTTTGTCTTTAGATGAAACAAGTGAAATGACTTTTTACGATTTATAG
- the yegQ gene encoding tRNA 5-hydroxyuridine modification protein YegQ, whose protein sequence is MTTPFKPELLSPAGSLKNMRYAFAYGADAVYAGQPRYSLRVRNNEFNHANLKIGIDEAHALGKKFYVVVNIAPHNSKLKTFIKDLQPVIDMGPDALIMSDPGLIMLVRENFPDIDIHLSVQANAVNWATVKFWKQMGLTRVILSRELSIEEIAEIRQHVPDIELEIFVHGALCMAYSGRCLLSGYINKRDPNQGTCTNACRWEYKMEEGTTDEVGNIVPKIDPAQQIEVKNVAPTLGEGAVTDKVFLYTESQKPDEQMTAFEDEHGTYFMNSKDLRAVQHVEKLTALGVHSLKIEGRTKSFYYCARTAQVYRKAIDDAAAGKPFDESLMDTLESLAHRGYTEGFLRRHTHDEYQNYEYGYSISERQQFVGEFTGKRNEQGMAEVAVKNKFLLGDDVEMMTPQGNINFKIEKMLNRKNEAVDAALGDGHFVFLDVPQDVQLDYALLMRNLVNTNTRNPHN, encoded by the coding sequence ATGACAACCCCATTTAAACCTGAATTACTCTCCCCTGCAGGATCCCTCAAAAATATGCGCTATGCCTTTGCGTATGGTGCAGATGCCGTTTATGCAGGCCAACCTCGTTACAGCTTACGTGTACGTAACAATGAATTTAATCATGCCAATTTAAAAATCGGGATTGATGAAGCCCATGCACTTGGCAAAAAATTCTATGTGGTCGTAAACATTGCACCGCATAACTCCAAACTCAAAACCTTTATCAAAGATTTACAACCTGTCATCGACATGGGCCCTGATGCCTTAATTATGTCTGACCCAGGCTTAATCATGTTGGTGCGTGAAAACTTCCCAGATATTGATATTCACCTTTCTGTACAAGCAAATGCGGTAAACTGGGCAACGGTAAAATTCTGGAAACAAATGGGGTTAACTCGTGTGATTTTATCGCGCGAATTATCCATTGAAGAAATCGCTGAAATTCGCCAACACGTACCCGATATCGAACTCGAAATTTTCGTACACGGTGCGTTATGCATGGCGTATTCTGGCCGTTGCTTACTTTCTGGCTATATCAACAAACGCGACCCAAACCAAGGCACTTGCACGAATGCTTGCCGTTGGGAATATAAAATGGAAGAAGGCACCACGGATGAAGTGGGCAACATCGTGCCAAAAATCGATCCTGCTCAACAAATTGAAGTGAAAAATGTGGCGCCAACCTTGGGCGAAGGTGCAGTAACGGATAAAGTCTTCCTTTATACCGAATCACAAAAGCCAGATGAGCAAATGACCGCTTTTGAAGATGAGCACGGCACCTACTTTATGAACTCAAAAGATCTGCGTGCAGTACAACACGTAGAAAAATTGACCGCACTTGGTGTCCATTCTTTAAAAATCGAAGGCCGTACTAAATCATTCTATTACTGTGCAAGAACCGCACAAGTTTATCGCAAAGCCATTGATGATGCAGCTGCGGGCAAACCATTTGATGAAAGCTTAATGGATACATTGGAATCCCTTGCGCATCGAGGTTATACCGAAGGTTTCTTACGTCGCCATACGCACGATGAATACCAAAATTACGAATATGGCTACTCTATTTCTGAACGCCAACAATTTGTCGGTGAATTTACTGGTAAACGTAACGAACAAGGTATGGCTGAAGTAGCGGTAAAGAACAAATTCCTACTTGGTGATGATGTAGAAATGATGACCCCTCAGGGGAATATCAATTTCAAAATTGAAAAAATGCTAAATCGTAAAAATGAAGCGGTTGATGCAGCACTAGGTGATGGGCATTTTGTCTTTTTAGATGTGCCACAAGACGTCCAACTTGATTATGCATTGTTGATGCGAAACTTGGTCAACACCAACACACGCAATCCACACAATTAA